The following proteins come from a genomic window of Sulfitobacter indolifex:
- a CDS encoding orotate phosphoribosyltransferase, producing the protein MIPTSHPSPEEMARLTARMLLEIGAVHFNAEEPFTLASGLPSPTYIDCRKLISHPRIRSTLMDFLTVTVMRNAGFEAFDNIAGGETAGIPFAAMVAERMALPMTYVRKKPKGYGRNARIEGEMTEGQRVLLVEDLTTDGGSKLSFVDAIRETGASCAHTAVIFHYGIFPQTEKTLGDHGVSLHALCTWWDVLAEARAQNAFDVATLTEVEAFLNAPREWQESRKS; encoded by the coding sequence ATGATCCCCACCAGCCACCCTAGCCCCGAAGAAATGGCCCGCCTCACCGCGCGCATGCTGCTGGAGATCGGCGCAGTCCATTTCAACGCGGAGGAGCCCTTCACGCTGGCCTCCGGCTTGCCCAGCCCGACCTATATCGACTGCCGCAAGCTGATCTCGCACCCGCGGATCCGATCCACGCTGATGGATTTCCTTACCGTCACCGTGATGCGCAACGCCGGTTTCGAGGCCTTCGACAACATCGCGGGCGGCGAGACCGCAGGCATCCCCTTCGCCGCTATGGTGGCTGAGCGCATGGCGCTGCCGATGACCTATGTACGCAAAAAGCCAAAAGGCTATGGCCGCAACGCGCGGATCGAAGGCGAGATGACCGAGGGCCAGCGCGTGCTGCTGGTCGAAGACCTGACCACCGATGGCGGCTCGAAACTCAGCTTCGTCGACGCGATTCGGGAAACCGGGGCGAGTTGTGCGCATACCGCGGTAATCTTCCACTACGGCATTTTCCCGCAGACCGAAAAGACCCTTGGTGACCATGGCGTTAGTCTGCACGCATTGTGCACATGGTGGGACGTGCTGGCCGAAGCCCGCGCGCAGAACGCCTTTGATGTGGCCACCCTGACCGAGGTTGAAGCCTTCCTCAATGCCCCGCGCGAGTGGCAAGAATCCCGCAAAAGTTAA
- a CDS encoding replicative DNA helicase yields MNEITSLNANQLAVQAPESMPHSIEAEQQLLGAILTNNDVYDRVASVIGPKHFYEPVHARIFDIAAQRIAKNNLASPVTLKAFMEDDEGLKELGGPAYLARLAGAAISAFAVRDYAQMIYDLAVRRDLIQLGRDISAKAAQVDVASEPREQIVEAEQELYKLAEQGQVESGFQSFLKAVTDAVNVANAAYQRDGGLSGVSTGLIDMDKKLGGLHRSDLLILAGRPSMGKTSLATNIAFNVAKAYKRGQKPDGSTGAVDGGVVGFYSLEMSAEQLAARILSEAAEIPSQQIRSGDMTETEFRRFVDAAKALEACPLFIDDTPALPISQLAARARRLKRTHGLDVLIIDYLQLVRGTGKSENRVNEISEITMGLKAIAKELDIPVIALSQLSRQVESRDDKRPQLSDLRESGSIEQDADVVMFVYREEYYKEREKPGDHELDKMAAWQEEMERLHGRAEVVIGKQRHGPIGTVDLSFEGKFTRFGNLVQPWQQGDRDEQEF; encoded by the coding sequence ATGAACGAGATTACATCGCTGAACGCGAACCAATTGGCGGTGCAGGCACCGGAATCGATGCCGCATTCGATTGAGGCCGAACAGCAATTGCTGGGCGCCATCCTGACCAACAATGACGTCTATGACCGCGTCGCTTCCGTCATTGGCCCCAAACATTTCTACGAGCCGGTTCACGCGCGGATCTTCGATATCGCGGCCCAGCGTATCGCTAAGAACAACCTCGCCTCCCCAGTAACGCTCAAAGCTTTCATGGAAGACGACGAGGGGCTGAAAGAACTCGGCGGCCCGGCCTATCTTGCCCGCCTTGCCGGGGCCGCAATCAGCGCCTTTGCCGTGCGCGACTACGCACAGATGATCTATGACCTCGCCGTGCGCCGCGACCTGATCCAACTGGGCCGTGACATCTCGGCAAAGGCCGCGCAGGTCGATGTTGCGTCTGAGCCGCGCGAGCAGATTGTCGAAGCGGAACAGGAGCTCTACAAACTGGCCGAGCAAGGTCAGGTCGAAAGCGGTTTCCAGTCCTTCCTCAAAGCGGTGACCGATGCGGTGAACGTGGCGAACGCGGCCTACCAGCGGGACGGCGGCCTCTCGGGCGTCTCCACCGGCCTGATCGACATGGACAAGAAACTCGGCGGCTTGCACCGGTCTGACCTTTTGATCCTCGCCGGGCGTCCATCGATGGGTAAAACCTCGCTTGCGACAAACATCGCCTTCAACGTGGCCAAAGCCTACAAGCGTGGCCAAAAGCCCGACGGCTCCACAGGTGCGGTCGATGGCGGTGTGGTGGGCTTCTACAGCCTTGAAATGAGCGCCGAGCAGCTTGCCGCGCGTATCCTTTCAGAAGCTGCTGAAATCCCCAGCCAGCAGATCCGCTCGGGCGACATGACCGAGACCGAGTTCCGCCGGTTTGTCGACGCCGCCAAAGCCCTCGAAGCCTGCCCTCTGTTCATCGACGACACGCCCGCCCTGCCGATCAGCCAACTTGCCGCCCGCGCGCGGCGGCTCAAACGGACACATGGGCTGGACGTGCTGATCATCGACTACCTGCAGCTGGTCCGCGGCACAGGTAAATCGGAAAACCGGGTCAACGAAATCTCGGAAATCACCATGGGTCTCAAGGCCATCGCCAAGGAACTCGACATTCCGGTGATCGCGCTGTCACAGCTGTCGCGTCAGGTGGAAAGCCGCGACGATAAACGTCCGCAGCTGTCGGACTTGCGCGAATCCGGCTCGATCGAACAGGACGCCGATGTGGTGATGTTCGTGTACCGCGAGGAATACTACAAAGAACGTGAAAAACCCGGCGATCACGAGCTCGACAAGATGGCCGCGTGGCAGGAAGAGATGGAACGTCTGCACGGCCGCGCCGAAGTGGTGATCGGCAAGCAGCGTCACGGCCCGATTGGCACCGTCGATCTCAGCTTTGAAGGTAAGTTCACCCGCTTTGGCAACCTTGTGCAGCCTTGGCAGCAGGGCGATCGGGACGAACAAGAATTTTAA
- a CDS encoding glycosyltransferase family 2 protein, producing MRLTLYIGPTEKAAARLRNILKQQQNALLMQGVYAPDWNHVRLYAACAAPDAVGLLRYRRGLDSPLIHTTLPDEFNALMSRELAETHADHVVLSAAQLGNLLSRPEELAHLRDLLSAHFDDIQIVAHLDEQARLLTAHYAFAVTEGRRHSLTQELALTQDLAVAERGNWWQAARENTENAPDFGLFPDVQDPPFWLDYHALHAHWAEAFGTENIHFRPLNLSHLLSKDGAREVTDSLCLTTPLGPVDPGRAIAALPAPWLTRMQRFNDVLIRYLQVHDLSCPRSTWNQMLQAIQIGGAPIPPGSLAPISAHFAADNAALIEKFPALAKALTPDTPAPLWREADPAFGFRATQYLAAFAHRIRTTATPLAQKRAEAEMARRSATKFETMLHDPDASKDVRKAKVQLLNRVKVNHEMILSSPFRPHNRTTLEDEDQPAPAYTAVPPRQLPPGSSGNVIVGCMKNEAPYILEWVAHHRSVGFDNFLIYTNDCTDGTDAVLARLQDLGILQHRNNDDWKGNSPQQHALNQALKQPLIRDAEWIAHIDVDEFVNIRTGNGRLDDFFAAVPEATNVAMTWRLFGHNGVTALSDAPVIGQFDHCAPAYCPKPHTAWGFKTLFRNIGAYEKLSCHRPNKLDDTRENQVKWVNGSGQDMTREALRNGWRSSKSNIGYELLQLNHYALRSAESFLVKRQRGRALHVDRSIGINYWIRMDWNDHRDVTIQRNLPRLQAEMDRLLADDQLRAHHEAGLAWHRAKAEDLHQMPEFRDLYRQALNIQLSASERVAYALALDMES from the coding sequence ATGCGTCTAACCCTGTACATCGGCCCAACTGAAAAAGCCGCCGCACGGCTGCGCAACATCCTAAAACAACAACAGAATGCACTGCTAATGCAGGGGGTTTACGCGCCCGATTGGAACCATGTTCGCCTTTATGCCGCCTGCGCCGCGCCCGATGCTGTGGGGCTGCTGCGCTATCGACGGGGTCTGGACAGCCCCTTGATCCACACCACGCTGCCCGACGAATTCAACGCGCTGATGTCTCGCGAATTGGCCGAGACACACGCCGATCATGTAGTGCTAAGCGCTGCGCAATTGGGCAACTTGCTGTCCCGACCCGAAGAGCTTGCCCATCTGCGTGACCTGCTTTCTGCGCATTTCGATGACATTCAGATCGTCGCCCACCTTGACGAACAGGCCCGCCTGCTTACGGCGCATTACGCCTTTGCCGTGACCGAAGGCCGCCGCCATTCTTTGACCCAAGAACTGGCCTTGACCCAAGATTTGGCTGTGGCTGAACGGGGCAACTGGTGGCAAGCTGCGCGTGAGAATACTGAGAACGCGCCTGACTTCGGCCTTTTCCCTGATGTGCAAGACCCGCCGTTTTGGCTCGATTACCATGCGCTACATGCTCATTGGGCCGAGGCTTTTGGCACTGAGAATATCCATTTTCGCCCGCTCAACCTTTCGCATCTATTGTCAAAGGACGGGGCCCGCGAAGTCACCGACAGTCTTTGCCTGACCACGCCCCTCGGTCCGGTTGACCCCGGTCGCGCGATCGCAGCCCTGCCCGCGCCATGGCTTACGCGGATGCAGCGATTTAACGACGTGTTGATACGCTACCTACAGGTACATGATCTTTCTTGCCCACGTAGTACGTGGAACCAGATGTTGCAGGCGATCCAGATCGGCGGCGCGCCAATCCCCCCCGGCAGCCTCGCCCCGATCTCTGCGCATTTCGCTGCCGACAATGCCGCACTGATCGAAAAGTTCCCCGCACTGGCCAAGGCGCTGACCCCCGATACGCCCGCCCCCCTTTGGCGCGAGGCGGACCCCGCATTCGGCTTTCGCGCAACGCAATACCTCGCCGCCTTTGCCCACCGCATCCGCACCACTGCAACCCCGCTGGCTCAAAAACGCGCGGAGGCTGAGATGGCGCGCCGCTCCGCCACCAAGTTTGAGACGATGCTGCACGATCCAGATGCTTCTAAGGACGTGCGCAAGGCCAAAGTCCAACTGTTGAACCGGGTGAAGGTCAACCATGAGATGATCCTCAGCAGCCCCTTCCGTCCGCACAACCGCACAACCCTTGAGGATGAAGACCAGCCCGCGCCCGCCTATACCGCCGTCCCGCCGCGCCAATTGCCGCCCGGCAGCAGCGGCAACGTCATCGTCGGCTGCATGAAAAACGAGGCACCGTATATCCTTGAATGGGTCGCCCATCACCGCTCCGTGGGTTTTGACAATTTCCTGATCTACACAAATGATTGTACCGATGGCACCGATGCTGTGCTGGCCCGACTGCAAGATCTGGGCATCCTCCAGCACCGCAACAATGACGATTGGAAGGGAAACTCCCCGCAGCAGCATGCGCTGAACCAGGCGCTTAAACAGCCGCTGATACGCGATGCTGAATGGATCGCGCATATTGACGTGGATGAATTCGTGAACATTCGCACCGGCAATGGCAGGCTGGATGACTTCTTTGCCGCCGTGCCGGAGGCGACGAACGTCGCCATGACATGGCGGCTTTTTGGTCATAACGGGGTGACGGCGCTTTCAGACGCCCCGGTGATCGGCCAGTTTGACCACTGTGCCCCCGCCTATTGCCCCAAACCCCATACTGCATGGGGGTTCAAGACGTTGTTCCGCAACATTGGTGCCTACGAAAAGCTTTCCTGTCACCGGCCCAACAAGCTGGATGATACGCGGGAAAACCAGGTGAAATGGGTCAATGGCTCAGGCCAAGATATGACGCGCGAAGCGCTGCGCAACGGCTGGCGCTCTTCCAAAAGCAATATCGGCTATGAGCTGCTGCAACTGAACCACTACGCGCTACGCTCGGCAGAATCGTTCCTGGTTAAACGCCAACGCGGACGGGCGCTGCATGTCGACCGCTCCATCGGGATCAACTATTGGATCCGCATGGATTGGAACGATCACCGTGATGTCACCATTCAGCGCAACCTGCCACGCCTGCAGGCCGAGATGGACCGGTTGCTGGCAGACGATCAACTCCGCGCACATCACGAAGCGGGCCTTGCTTGGCACCGTGCCAAGGCCGAAGACCTGCACCAAATGCCAGAGTTTCGCGATCTCTACCGCCAAGCCCTTAACATCCAGTTAAGCGCGTCCGAGCGGGTGGCCTATGCCCTTGCCCTTGATATGGAAAGCTGA
- a CDS encoding FkbM family methyltransferase, whose translation MTDTSTEANFIHSRGMKFPDDPTILRGRVRKLLRQNSYETKESEAALRVVREGDRVIELGGGVGYMSTLVASKRQVASVHSFEANPNLIPYICRVHAANGLSNAHVTNAILGPAPGKVDFHVRAQILSSSMTRFEGEDPPETHQIDVLDAAGVFAELNPTVLICDIEGAEVDLIPTLPLANLRAAIIELHPQWIGPEGVNKVFAAFMNAGLAYYHRGSHNKVVAFRREW comes from the coding sequence GTGACGGACACCTCGACTGAAGCCAATTTCATCCATTCCCGCGGTATGAAGTTCCCCGACGACCCTACAATTCTGCGCGGTCGGGTCCGCAAACTGCTGCGTCAAAATTCCTATGAGACCAAAGAAAGCGAGGCAGCCTTGCGGGTGGTCCGCGAAGGCGACCGGGTGATCGAACTGGGCGGCGGTGTCGGCTATATGTCGACGCTGGTGGCCAGCAAACGCCAGGTCGCCTCGGTGCATTCCTTTGAAGCCAACCCCAACCTCATCCCCTATATTTGTCGCGTCCATGCAGCTAATGGGCTAAGCAACGCGCATGTCACCAACGCCATTCTCGGCCCCGCGCCGGGCAAGGTCGATTTCCATGTGCGCGCGCAGATCCTGTCGTCCTCCATGACCCGCTTTGAAGGCGAAGACCCTCCCGAAACCCATCAAATCGACGTGCTTGATGCCGCTGGGGTCTTCGCCGAGTTGAACCCCACCGTGCTGATCTGCGATATCGAAGGCGCAGAGGTGGACCTAATCCCCACACTGCCCCTCGCCAATCTTCGGGCGGCCATCATCGAACTGCACCCGCAATGGATCGGTCCTGAGGGCGTCAACAAGGTCTTCGCCGCGTTTATGAACGCCGGCCTGGCCTACTATCACCGTGGTTCGCATAACAAAGTCGTGGCATTCCGCCGTGAGTGGTAA
- the pyrC gene encoding dihydroorotase has translation MTQSITIRRPDDWHLHLRDGDMLRAVLPHSARDFARAIIMPNLVPPVVTGAQAAAYRDRILAALPEGADFTPLMTLYLTEDTDPEDVARAHADGLIHAVKLYPAGATTNSASGVSNFDKVAPVLDRMAEIGLPLCTHGEVTDSEIDIFDREAVFIDRVLDPIRRAHPALRVIMEHITTANAADYVRSNDSGLAATITTHHLVINRNHILAGGIRPHYYCLPVAKRETHRLALRQAATSGDARFFLGTDSAPHTDGAKLQPCGCAGCFTAPNTMSILAQVFEDDGALDKLEAFTSLNGPAFYGLPANETRITLRREAPAHPSSIDTPDGPVTVFDPGFDLHWTS, from the coding sequence ATGACACAAAGCATCACGATCCGCCGTCCCGACGACTGGCACCTGCACCTGCGCGACGGCGATATGCTGCGCGCCGTACTGCCCCATAGCGCCCGCGACTTCGCCCGCGCGATCATCATGCCCAATCTCGTGCCGCCGGTTGTGACCGGTGCCCAAGCCGCCGCCTACCGCGACCGGATTTTGGCCGCCCTGCCCGAAGGCGCGGATTTTACCCCGCTGATGACCCTCTATTTGACCGAGGACACGGACCCCGAAGATGTGGCCCGCGCCCACGCAGATGGACTGATCCACGCTGTCAAACTCTACCCCGCAGGCGCCACCACCAACTCCGCCAGCGGCGTCTCCAACTTCGACAAGGTCGCCCCCGTGCTCGACCGCATGGCCGAAATCGGCCTGCCGCTCTGCACCCACGGCGAAGTCACCGACAGCGAGATTGACATCTTCGACCGCGAAGCCGTCTTCATCGACCGCGTGCTCGACCCGATCCGCCGCGCACACCCTGCGTTGCGCGTGATCATGGAGCATATCACCACCGCCAATGCCGCAGACTACGTCCGCAGCAACGACAGTGGCCTCGCGGCAACGATCACCACGCACCACCTCGTGATCAACCGCAACCACATCCTCGCCGGCGGCATCCGCCCGCATTACTACTGCCTGCCCGTCGCCAAACGCGAGACCCACCGCCTCGCCCTGCGCCAGGCGGCCACATCCGGCGACGCGCGATTCTTCCTCGGCACCGACAGCGCGCCGCACACCGATGGCGCCAAACTGCAACCCTGCGGCTGCGCAGGCTGTTTCACCGCGCCCAACACAATGTCGATCCTCGCGCAGGTCTTCGAAGACGACGGCGCGCTCGACAAACTCGAAGCCTTCACCTCGCTCAACGGCCCCGCCTTCTACGGCCTGCCCGCAAACGAGACCCGCATCACTCTGCGCCGCGAAGCCCCTGCACACCCCAGCAGCATCGACACACCCGACGGCCCGGTCACGGTCTTCGACCCCGGTTTCGACCTGCACTGGACCTCTTAA
- a CDS encoding glycosyltransferase family 2 protein: MSGKPPSHLAILCLRNEGAFLLEWLAHHRAIGFDHALVFSNDCDDGTDAMLDRLQALGGVTHIRNDGPYDKGGIQFTALKTAADLEVVQLADWILPLDIDEFVNIHCGDHSLAALHGALPEATSITLTWRLFGNADQVRYKDHPVTETFTRCAPAVMHWPWRAAMFKTLYRNDGTYAQPGVHRPRGPDPARLDQARWFDSHGRPLPDLFKTRRIFSNYGRQNHGLAQINHYPLGAMETYVLKADRGRAVHSDHMLGLDYWVERNFNTETDTTISATAPARARELAALRADPELAALHDAAVAWRRTRFDALMEQEPFRALFGRLLMAPPSRPVTAKAARFMVEYARRGQAHESQH, from the coding sequence GTGAGTGGTAAGCCCCCCTCCCACCTCGCGATCCTTTGCCTGCGCAATGAGGGCGCGTTCCTTCTCGAATGGCTCGCCCACCACCGCGCCATCGGGTTTGATCATGCGCTGGTGTTTTCCAACGATTGCGACGACGGCACGGATGCGATGCTTGACCGTTTACAAGCACTTGGCGGCGTGACCCACATCCGCAACGACGGCCCCTATGATAAAGGCGGGATACAGTTCACCGCGTTAAAGACCGCTGCCGATTTGGAGGTTGTGCAACTGGCCGACTGGATCTTGCCGCTCGACATTGATGAGTTCGTGAACATCCATTGCGGCGATCACAGTCTCGCCGCGCTGCACGGCGCCTTGCCCGAGGCCACGTCGATCACCCTCACATGGCGGCTGTTCGGCAATGCCGATCAGGTGCGCTACAAAGACCATCCCGTGACCGAGACCTTCACACGCTGCGCGCCCGCCGTGATGCATTGGCCGTGGCGTGCCGCGATGTTCAAAACGCTTTACCGCAACGACGGCACCTATGCGCAACCCGGCGTGCACCGCCCCCGTGGCCCTGATCCGGCGCGACTGGATCAAGCCCGCTGGTTCGACAGCCATGGCCGCCCCCTGCCCGACCTGTTTAAAACCCGCCGGATCTTTTCCAATTACGGACGCCAAAATCATGGTCTGGCTCAGATCAATCACTATCCCTTGGGCGCAATGGAAACCTACGTGCTTAAAGCCGACCGTGGCCGCGCCGTGCACAGCGACCATATGCTGGGGCTAGACTATTGGGTGGAGCGGAATTTCAACACCGAGACCGATACGACAATCAGCGCCACCGCACCGGCGCGCGCGCGGGAACTGGCCGCGCTTAGGGCTGATCCAGAACTCGCCGCGCTGCACGACGCTGCGGTCGCATGGCGCCGCACCCGTTTCGACGCGTTGATGGAACAAGAGCCCTTTCGCGCCCTCTTCGGACGCCTGCTCATGGCGCCGCCAAGCCGCCCGGTGACCGCCAAGGCTGCACGCTTTATGGTTGAGTATGCAAGACGCGGCCAAGCGCACGAAAGCCAGCATTAA
- a CDS encoding sulfotransferase, whose product MTGPRIINLGLPKTGTTTLTDALRHAGLKVADWRIRRGQSNLPDIVGEHVGRILYADYFVSGDPLARLREFDVVNEMSAVRHDRSLWPQTDWGLLQAIQTYHPDIKFLLSHRDPVKTANSMMRWRNLGNKRLPQADVPGLPRGFGRTEAELAKWVEGHFAFCRRIFAGCDNFLEFDIEDPDARDKIAAYLGIELPWWGQSNTGKAEAE is encoded by the coding sequence ATGACCGGGCCACGCATCATAAACCTCGGGCTGCCAAAAACTGGCACCACGACACTGACCGACGCGCTGCGCCACGCGGGGCTTAAGGTCGCCGATTGGCGCATCCGTCGCGGGCAAAGCAATTTGCCTGATATCGTTGGAGAGCATGTCGGACGGATCCTTTATGCCGATTACTTTGTCAGCGGCGACCCGTTGGCGCGGTTGCGCGAGTTCGATGTGGTCAACGAGATGAGCGCCGTGCGCCATGACCGTAGCCTTTGGCCGCAGACCGATTGGGGGTTGTTGCAGGCCATTCAAACTTACCACCCAGACATCAAGTTCCTCCTGTCGCACCGCGACCCGGTTAAGACGGCCAACAGTATGATGCGCTGGCGTAATCTGGGCAACAAACGCTTGCCGCAAGCGGACGTGCCGGGCCTGCCACGGGGTTTTGGCCGCACTGAGGCCGAACTGGCCAAATGGGTTGAGGGGCATTTTGCCTTCTGTCGCCGCATATTTGCGGGATGCGACAATTTCTTGGAATTCGACATCGAAGACCCTGATGCACGCGACAAGATCGCGGCCTACCTCGGCATCGAACTGCCGTGGTGGGGCCAGAGCAACACTGGCAAAGCAGAGGCCGAATAA
- a CDS encoding AAA family ATPase yields MKNIETIDAVQEMLSAEGYVCDRALGVVVFLSLTLGRPLFLEGEAGVGKTEIAKALAAGLGRRLIRLQCYEGLDASSAVYEWNFPAQMVAIRTAEAGGGADRRALTQELFSDDYLIERPLLQALRPDENGAPVLLIDELDRTDAPFEAFLLEALSDFQVTIPELGTIRAPEPPIVILTSNRTREVHDALKRRCLYHWVDYPDVEREMAILQARAPEAAEALSREVVAFVQQLRTEDLFKKPGVAETIDWAKCLLALDVTTLSPEVIADTLGAVLKYQDDIAKLQGSEAARILEQARASLVPA; encoded by the coding sequence ATGAAAAACATTGAAACCATCGACGCGGTCCAAGAGATGCTAAGCGCGGAGGGCTATGTCTGTGACCGCGCCCTTGGGGTTGTTGTGTTCCTAAGCCTGACACTGGGGCGGCCCTTGTTTCTGGAAGGCGAAGCAGGCGTGGGCAAAACCGAGATTGCTAAGGCGCTGGCCGCGGGGCTGGGGCGGCGATTGATCCGGTTGCAGTGTTATGAAGGGCTCGACGCCTCAAGCGCAGTGTATGAGTGGAATTTTCCGGCGCAGATGGTGGCGATCCGTACGGCAGAAGCCGGGGGCGGCGCGGACCGGCGTGCACTGACCCAAGAGTTGTTCAGCGATGACTACCTGATTGAACGCCCCCTTTTGCAGGCGCTGCGTCCCGACGAGAACGGCGCGCCGGTGCTGCTGATCGACGAGCTGGACCGGACCGATGCGCCCTTTGAGGCGTTCCTGCTGGAGGCGCTGAGTGATTTTCAGGTGACGATCCCCGAGCTTGGCACGATCCGCGCACCGGAGCCGCCGATCGTGATCCTAACCTCAAACCGCACGCGGGAGGTGCATGACGCGCTGAAGCGGCGGTGTCTTTACCACTGGGTTGACTACCCGGATGTGGAACGCGAGATGGCGATCCTGCAGGCCCGCGCGCCTGAGGCGGCGGAAGCGCTCAGCCGCGAAGTCGTAGCCTTTGTTCAGCAATTGCGCACCGAGGATTTGTTCAAGAAGCCGGGTGTGGCAGAGACAATTGACTGGGCGAAATGTTTGTTGGCGCTGGATGTGACAACGCTGAGCCCTGAGGTGATCGCCGACACGCTTGGGGCGGTGCTGAAATACCAAGATGACATCGCCAAGCTCCAAGGCTCCGAAGCCGCGCGTATTCTTGAGCAGGCCCGCGCGTCGCTGGTCCCTGCCTGA
- a CDS encoding glycosyltransferase family 2 protein: MRITAVTCVKNEGPFLLEWIAFNRVIGLTDFLFYSNDCTDGTDRLLDALGAQGIVTHLPNPATNRNYQMQALKDARRQPIVTGADWVWVADVDEFLNIHVGDHRLPALIEACGNPQAISVHFQFFANGGVTDYVDRPVIAQFTHSHNPDICGADTAMEVKSLIRRDFPLGYYGAHRPFHDDEKDQPHWTDGAGRQVPDLFRSAANKRRIRAFPARGARRFATLNHYALRSLDSYQVKNDRGDVNREHRAFDDTYWRERNDAAWEDRSIQRYLPALGAEIDRLKALPGIADLHLEAVAAHRARRDALLADPAYVEMREQLLNASPYCAAEADILAEIGLP; the protein is encoded by the coding sequence ATGCGCATTACCGCTGTCACCTGCGTCAAGAACGAAGGCCCGTTTCTGCTGGAGTGGATCGCCTTTAACCGGGTGATCGGGCTTACGGATTTTCTGTTTTACTCCAATGATTGCACCGATGGGACTGACCGACTTCTAGACGCGCTTGGCGCGCAGGGCATCGTCACCCACCTGCCGAACCCGGCCACCAACCGAAACTACCAGATGCAGGCGCTGAAAGACGCGCGGCGTCAGCCCATTGTCACAGGAGCGGATTGGGTCTGGGTCGCGGATGTGGATGAGTTTCTCAACATTCATGTGGGTGACCACCGCCTGCCCGCATTGATTGAGGCTTGCGGCAACCCACAAGCGATCTCGGTGCATTTTCAGTTCTTTGCCAATGGCGGGGTTACCGATTACGTCGACAGGCCCGTCATCGCGCAATTCACCCACAGCCATAATCCAGACATCTGCGGCGCTGACACGGCGATGGAGGTTAAGTCGCTAATCCGGCGCGACTTCCCTCTTGGTTACTACGGCGCGCATCGGCCCTTTCATGACGACGAGAAAGACCAGCCCCATTGGACGGATGGCGCCGGCAGGCAGGTCCCCGACCTCTTTCGCAGCGCCGCCAACAAACGCCGCATCCGCGCTTTTCCCGCCCGCGGCGCGCGGCGCTTTGCGACGCTCAATCACTACGCGCTGCGGTCACTCGACAGCTATCAGGTCAAGAATGACCGGGGCGATGTGAACCGTGAGCATCGCGCCTTTGATGACACCTATTGGCGCGAGCGCAACGATGCGGCGTGGGAAGATCGCTCAATCCAACGCTACCTGCCGGCCCTCGGTGCAGAGATAGACCGCCTTAAGGCCTTGCCGGGTATCGCAGATTTGCATTTGGAAGCCGTTGCCGCTCACCGCGCGCGGCGCGATGCGCTTCTGGCTGACCCGGCCTATGTAGAAATGCGCGAACAACTTCTTAACGCCAGCCCCTATTGCGCCGCCGAAGCGGACATCCTTGCTGAAATAGGCCTGCCATGA
- a CDS encoding DsrE family protein, translated as MTNIIRAICLLLASSFAFALQAEETERYGKQKVVYHINYNGGEASKAHLGAMRNIQNHINAVGAENIDVKVVLHGNGLSLLADAKGNEKMQTTVSSLKGQNVSFHVCDNTLRGRKISYEDDLYDVWEEDIVPSGVAELSRLQQMGYTYIKP; from the coding sequence ATGACAAACATCATCCGAGCCATCTGCCTATTGCTGGCCAGCAGCTTTGCCTTCGCCCTTCAGGCCGAAGAGACCGAGCGCTACGGCAAGCAGAAGGTCGTCTATCACATCAATTACAACGGCGGCGAAGCCTCTAAGGCGCATTTGGGTGCCATGCGTAACATCCAGAACCATATCAACGCCGTCGGGGCAGAGAATATCGACGTGAAGGTCGTGTTGCACGGCAACGGTCTAAGCCTGCTGGCCGATGCCAAGGGCAACGAGAAGATGCAGACCACCGTCTCATCGCTTAAGGGCCAAAACGTCAGCTTCCACGTTTGTGATAACACCCTGCGAGGACGCAAGATTAGCTACGAAGACGATCTCTATGATGTCTGGGAAGAAGACATCGTGCCCTCTGGCGTCGCCGAACTCTCGCGGCTCCAGCAGATGGGTTATACCTACATCAAGCCTTGA